The following are encoded together in the Brassica napus cultivar Da-Ae chromosome A9, Da-Ae, whole genome shotgun sequence genome:
- the LOC125578034 gene encoding uncharacterized protein LOC125578034 translates to MRMIEEFKGEMAKRFEMSDLGRLTYYLGIEVKQHEEGITLSQIHYALKILEEAGMRDCNSVHILMEPGLKLAKSETKRDIDATNYKKKYYWSHLLPRKESNKLVQSKTGYTVALSSCEAEFMAGTEAARQAILLQDFLGEIIGISYEGTFIQIDNRSAISLTKNLVFHGRSKHMHSRYHFIRECVEKKLLEVEHVPGSEQKADILTKALG, encoded by the exons ATGAGGATGATTGAAGAGTTTAAAGGAGAGATGGCCAAGAGATTTGAGATGAGTGATTTAGGAAGGCTTACATACTATCTTGGTATTGAGGTAAAGCAACATGAAGAGGGTATAACCTTGAGTCAAATTCATTATGCTCTAAAGATACTTGAGGAAGCTGGAATGAGAGATTGCAACTCTGTTCACATACTTATGGAACCAGGGCTCAAGTTAGCCAAGTCTGAGACAAAGAGAGACATTGATGCGACTAACTACAAGAAG AAGTACTACTGGTCACATCTTCTACCTCGGAAGGAGTCTAATAAGCTGGTGCAGTCAAAAACAGGATACACGGTGGCACTGTCGTCGTGTGAGGCTGAATTCATGGCTGGGACTGAAGCGGCCAGACAAGCGATTTTGTTGCAAGATTTTCTTGGTGAGATCATTGGAATCTCATACGAAGGTACTTTCATACAGATTGATAACAGGTCGGCGATTTCACTCACAAAGAACCTGGTGTTTCATGGACGAAGTAAACACATGCATTCAAGGTATCATTTTATAAGAGAATGTGTTGAAAAGAAACTACTTGAAGTTGAGCATGTACCGGGAAGTGAACAAAAGGCAGATATCTTAACAAAGGCATTGGGGTGA